Below is a genomic region from Zeimonas sediminis.
GCCGCCGCTCGGGCGGCTCGATGCCGTGGTCGACCGCGTTGCGCAGCAGGTGCGCGAGCGCGTCGACCAGCGTCGAAAGCATGCCCGCTTCGACCAGCGTGTCCTCGCCGTCGATCGCCAGTTCCGCCTCGCGACCGACCATGCGCGCCGCCTGCCTGACCGTGCGCCGCAGCCGCGACGCGATCGATCCGAACGCGGCCATCCGCGTGCGCAGCGCGCAGTCGCGCAGCTCGGCCTGCAGGCGCTCGAGCCGCGCCAGCGAATCGCGCAGCGCGGCCAGGTTGGAGCCGAGCTGCTGCTCGACGAGCTTGCCGTCGGCGCCCGACTCGGCGATGCGCCGCGACACCGTGTGCAGGTCGTTGTACTCGTCGAGCTCGAGCGGATCGAGGCTCTGCCGCGAGCGATGCTCGCTGAGCGCCAGCCCGCGAATGTCGACGAGCCGCTCCAGCTCGCCGGCGAGGTCCTGCAGCTGGTCGCCGCCCAGCCGCATCGTGGACCGCGAGCGCTCGAGCTCGACCGCCTGCTCGCGGGCATGCGCGACGACGATCGCCGCCTCGTCGACCAGTTCGAGCAGGCGCTCGACCAGCGAGGCGGGCACCCGGATCTCCGGCTCCGCCGAGCGCTCGGAGGCGGAAGCGCCAGCCGCTTCGGCTGTGGACGCGCCAGCCGCTTCGGCTGCGGGAGCGCCAGCGACTTCGGCTGCGGGCTCGCGTGCAGGCTCGCGGGGCGGCTCCGATACGGGCGCCGGCCCGGGCTCCGACGCGGGCGCCGATGCGGCCTGCGGCGTGGCCTCGCCGCCGACGAGCCGGCCGATCCACTCGACGATCCGGGAATGGACCGCGGCGGCCCCTGCGGGCGCCGGGCCGTAGCCGGCGACCGCCTCGCACATCTCGGCGACGCAGTCCGCGGCATCGCCCAGCAGCGCGTGCAGCGCGGCGGGCAGTTCCTCGCGGCGCCCCGCCAGCAACTGCAGCAGGTCCTCGAGCCGATGCGTGATCGCGGCGATGCCGCGCACGCCGACCGTGTTCGCCGAGCCTTTCAGCGTGTGGGCGAGCCGCTGCGCCGCGACCAGCGCATCGCGCTCGCCCGCCTCGAACGCGGCGATCCGCTCGCCGAGCTGCGCCGACAGGGCCGGAAGTTCGTTGAGCAGACTGTCGACGACCGAAGGATCGGCATCCGCGGGGATCGCCAGCGAGAGATCGGGCTCGTCGCCGCCCGGCGCGGGCAGGCTCACCTGCCGCGAAGCGACGAGGCTGGACGCCGCGAGTTCGGCCAGCGCCGCGTCGACCAGCGACGGCGATACCGGTTCCGGCCAGCGGCGGTCGCGAAGCGGCGCCAGCGCGGCCCGGCCGGCCCCGGCCTCCCGGAAGAAGTCCGCCAGCGCAGCCGGCGTTTCCCGGAGCGGCTGCTCGAGACTCCGCAGCCGCTCGGCCGCGGCCGGATCTCCAGGCGCGTCGCGCGCCGTTTCGGCGAAGGACGCGAGCCGCGAACCGTGCTCGGCGAGCAGTGCCGCGGTAGCCCGCAGGCCCAGCAGGCCCGCCGCCTCGGCGATCCGCAGCAGGCCCTCGGCGAACGCCGCCAGCCTGCCGGGGCCGGAGTCCGCCTGCGACATCTCGTCGAGCAGCGCGCTCGACTCCTCGGCCAGGATCTCGAGTTCGTCGCGAGCGACGACGGCGCCTCCCCAGTCGCCGGCGAACGCGGGCGCGTCTTCGCCGGCATCCGGGGCGTCGACCTCGCCGGCCTCGATCGCATCGCCGTCGCCGGCCCCGGCCTGCGCGAGCTCGCCACCGTGCAGGTCGGCGATCCGCCGCGCCGCGTCGGCCAGCCTCGCGGCGAGCTCGACGTCGTCGCCGGCCATCGCCGCCGCCTGTCGCGGCTCGAGCCGCCCGGTGCTGAAATCCAGCAGGTCGGCCGCCCAGGCGCCGGCGGTGCCGCGCATCGCCTCGTCCTCGGCCAGCGCGTCGGCGCCCGCCTCGCCGCCCTCGCCGCCCTCGCCACCCAGCCGGTCCGCGAGTCGCTCGGCGAGTTCGGCGAGCGGCTCGAACCCGGCCCGCCGGGCAGCCGCCACGAAGGCTGCCAGCGAAGCCCGCATCGCGGGGCGCCAGTCCGCCGCGCCGACCACGACCGGCTCGAGCAAGGCGACCGCGGCCGCCTCGAGCGCGTCGAGCCGCTCGCGCGCGTCGCTCATGGCGCCGGGGGCGTGCGGAACACGCTCACTTCGTCGACCAGCAGGCGCGCGCACTCGACGAGCCGGCGGGTCTCGATGTTCTGCGCGGTCAGTTGGCGAGCCGTTTCGGCGCTGGCCTCCTGGATCACCCGGGCGCGGTCCTGCAGCCCCGAGCTCACCCGCGCCTGCTCGTCGGAGGTCGCCGCGATCTGGCGCACGTCGGCGGCCAGCGCCTCGGTCTCCTGCTGGGTCAGCCGCATCTGCTCGCCCGCGTCGTCGGCGAGCCGGCTGATCTCGACGACCCGGGTGATCGCCTGGTTCATCGCCAGCACCGTCTGGTTCGTCTCGGTCTGGATCGCGTGGACCAGCCGCCCGATCCGGTCGGTGCTCTCGCGCGCCGACTCGGACAGCCGCTTGACCTCGTCGGCGACGACCGCGAAGTTCCGGCCCGCCTCGCCGGCGGCGGCCGCGTGCATCGATGCGTTCAGCGCGAGGATTCCGGTCCGCTCGGCGATGCCGTGGATGATGCCGACGACCTCGCCGATCTCCTGCGAGCGCTCGCCGAGCCGCTTGATGCGCTTCTCGGTCTCGCGGATCAGCTCGCGCGAGCGGGTGATCCCGTCGACGGTCCCGCCGACGATGCGCACCGCGGCGGCCGTGGTCTGCACCGCGCGGCCCGCCACCGCATCGGCCTGGCGGGCGCGATCGGCCACCGCCACCAGCGCCCCGGCGGCCGCGGCCAGTTCGCGCGCGGCGAGCGCGACTTCGCGCTGCTCGCGCGCCGCCGCCCGCGTCGCCAGGTCCGACTGCCCGCGCACCGAGCCCGAAGTGCGGGCAACCTCCTGGGCCACCTCGGACACCTTGCGCAGCACGCGCCCGGTCTCCTCGGTGAGCAGGTTCAGCGCCTCGGCGATCGCCCCGGTCACGTTGTCGGTCACGCGCACCCGGATGCCGAGGTCCTTCGTCGACGCGATCGTGCCCAGCGCCTGCATGATCTCGAGCACCGAGTCGTTCAGGTCCTCCGCCTCGCGATTCGCGCCGCCCTGCTCCGCGACGACCGAAGGCCCGGCAGCGACATCGACGGGCAGCGCTTCAGGCGGCGGGGCCACCGCGCGACCCGCCGCGCCCCGCGCTTCCGGGGCACTCGCCGGTCGCCCTCGCGCGGCCAGGAAGACGACGACCGCCGCGATCGCCGACAGCGCGAAGGCGGCGAGCACCAGAAAGCGGGCGGCCCCCGTCGGGCCGTCCTGCGCCGTCGCCGGCCAGAACAGCGCCGCGCCGGCCGCGACCGCCGCCACCGCCGGCAGCGCGGCCAGTTTCCAGGGCCTTGCGCCCGACGCCCCGGCGCTGGGGGCGCGACGCTCAGTCATCGGAATCCTCGCTCGCCAGGCACTCGAACAGCAGGTCGGTGTCGACCGGCCACCAGCGCCTGCCCTGCGTGTCGCGCACCGGCTCGGCGAGCGCCCGGCGAAAGCCGGCCGACGCGATCAGGGCTTCCTGCGTGTCGTCGAGGGGCGCCCCGGAGCCGCCCGCGTCGCCCTGCGTTTGGAACGCGACGCCCTCGGGCGGCGCGTCGACGATCACCGCCGCCGCGCGCGGCGTGGCGCCCACCACCAGGACCGGGGCGCGCAGCGGCGCGTCGTGCGCGACCGCGGACGCATCGAAGACCGGGACCGGGTGGCCGCGCAACTGCATCAGCCCGGCAACCCGGCGCGGGCCGAGCGGCAGCCGCCAGATCGCCGCATCGGGCAGGTACTCGAGCCTCTCGCCCGAAGGGAACAGGACCGGCACGCCGGACAGGCTCGCGCCGAAGCGAAGCGGCGCGGGCGAGCCCGGCGACTCCGTGGCGGATCGGGAAGGACTTTCGTCTGGCACTTGGCTGAACATGCTCCGGCGGGATCGGCGCCGCCGGGCGATGCCGGAGAAGGCGATCGTGGCGGCGCGCTCCGAAATGTATGACAAATCGGCGCGCCTCGCCGGGCCCGTGCCGAGCCGGGCCGTGAGCCGGCGGATCAGGCGGGCATCGCGGGGCTGGGCGCGGCGTGGCCCTGCGCGGCAGGACTCTGCGCCGCCTGGGCCGGCGCGGGCGCAGGCGGGGCCGCAGTGCGCGCGGCCGCTGCCGGCGCCGCGTTGCGCGCGGCGGTCGCCGCTGCGCGTGCCGCCGCCGCGTTGCGCAGCAGTTCGGCCAGATCGTCCGCGGGGAGCGACTTGCGAAGCACCTTCAGCATGGCCGCCTCGAGCTCCCTGAGCGGCACCGGCTTGGCCAGGTAGGCCTTGCACCCGGCCAGCCTGCCCCGCGCGTGATCGAAGGGCGAGCCGCGGCTGCTCAGGATGATGACCGGCGTGCCGCGGTGGCGCCTGCGTATCTCACGGGTCAGCCGATAGCCGTCCAGGTCCGGGATCATCACGTCGGCCATCACGAGGTGGTACTGCCCGGCCGCGAGCCGCGCGAGCGCCTGCTCGCCGCTGCCGACCATCTCGCAGACGAAGCCCATCCGGGTGAAGGCGATCCCGAGCTGCTGGCGCACGGTCGGGCTGTCGTCGACGACCAGGATCCTGGGACGCCGCCCGATGGCGGCGACGCGCGTGCCGGCCGCGGGCGACGGGGCTTGCGCCGGGACGTCCGGCGAGGACGAAGTTCCTGGAGACTGGGCTCGCGTCGGCGCGGCTTGCGAAATTGCGGCTGCCGACGACGCGGGTTGCGGCGGCCTTGCCGCGACGGGCTGCCCGGCCGCGACGGCCGACGGGGCCGCGGCTGCCGCGGGCAACGCCGATGTCGCAGCGGGCGAGGCCGGTCGCCCGGCCGGCGCTTTCGCCGCGGCGGCGGGAGGGGAAGTCTGCGCGACGGGCCGGGCCGCCGGCGCCGGACGGGTCGAGGCCAGCGGAGCGGCCGGCACGCCGAACCGCGGCGCCGGCTCGACCGGGCGTGCGGTCGCCGCGGCAGGGCGCGACGCCGCGTTGCCGAAGGGCGGCTCGCCCTCCGGCAACGGCATCGTCATCGGCTGGGTCTCGGGCGACAGCAGCTCGGACTCGACGACGCGATTGAGGATCGGCAGCAACTGCAGCGTCAGCCGGTCGATCGAGATCGCATGGCGCGCCGGGCTCGGCACGCCGCGCCCCACCGCGGCGACCACCGGCACGTGGCGCGGCAGCCTGCGCACCGCGCTGACCGCCTGCAACCCCTCGGGCGCGGCCGTGTCGACCAGCAGCACGTCGATCATGTGCGGGTCGGAGCCGTCGTCGAGCACGAACTCGAAACGGTTGTACTGGCTGTGCCTGAAGACGATCTCGATCAATCGGACGTCGCGCGGATCCAGGCCGGCGACGGCGATGCGGTAGACGGGGCGTTGTTCGAGCATGGGGCGAGCGTCGATCCGGGGGCGTCGGGCGGATGGTCCGGACGATTCTCTCCCCGCGGACCGGCCGCCCCAAGCCCGGGCGGCGCGCCAACCGCTGCCCGCGCGCTGCGGGCCGACGGCCGGCACCCGCGTGCTAGGATTTTCGGATGAGCCAGAGCGACCCCCAGGGCTTCGACACCCTGTCACTGCATGCCGGCGCCGTGCCCGACCCGTCCACCGGGGCCCGCGCGACGCCGATCCACCTGTCGACCGCCTTCGTCTTCCGCGACTCCGACCAGGCCGCGGCGCTGTTCAACATGGAACAGGCCGGCCACGTCTATTCGCGGATCAGCAACCCGACCGTGTCGGTCTTCGAGGAGCGGATGGCCGCGCTCGAGGCCGGCGTGGGCGCGATCGCCACGGCCAGCGGCCAGGCGGCGCTGCACCTGGCGGTCGCCACGCTGGCCGGCGCCGGCTCGCACATCGTGGCCTCGCGAGCGCTGTACGGCGGCTCGCACAACCTGCTGCACTACACGCTGCGCCGCTTCGGCATCGAGACCACGTTCGTCGACCCGCGCGACCCGGACGCCTGGCGCGCCGCACTGCGGCCAAACACGCGGATGCTGTTCGGCGAGACGCTGGGCAACCCCGGGCTCGACGTGCTCGACATCCCGACCGTGGCGGAGATCGCCCACCGGCACGGCGTGCCGCTGCTGGTCGACTCGACCTTCACCACGCCTTGGCTGATCCGGCCCTTCGAGCTCGGCGCCGACCTGGTCTACCACTCGGCCACCAAGTTCCTGTGCGGCCACGGCACCGTGGTGGGCGGCGTGCTGGTCGACTCGGGCCGCTTCGACTGGGACGCCTCGGGCAAGTTCCCCGAGCTCACCGAGCCTTACGAGGGCTTCCACGGCATGGTCTTCTCCGAGGAGTCCACCGTCGCGCCCTTCCTGCTGCGCGCCCGCCGCGAGGGCCTGCGCGACTTCGGCGCCTGCCTGAGCCCGATGAACGCGTTCCAGATCCTGCAGGGCATCGAGACGCTGTCGCTGCGGATGGCGAAGCACGTCGCCAACGCCGAGAAGGTCGCGCGCTTCCTGGCCGAGCACGCGATGGTCGATCGCGTGTCCTACCCGGCGCTCGAGTCGCACCCCGACCACGCGCTGGCCAAGAAGCTCCTGCCGCGCGGCTGCGGCGCGGTGTTCAGCTTCGACCTGAAGGGCGACCGCGCGGCCGGCCGGCGCTTCGTCGAGTCGCTGCGGGTGTTCTCGCACCTGGCCAACGTCGGCGACGCGCGTTCGCTGGTAATCCACCCGGCTTCAACCACGCACTTCCGGATGGACTCGGCCGCGCTGAAGGCGGCCGGCATCGGCGAGGGCACGCTGCGCCTGTCCGTCGGCCTCGAGGACGCCGACGACCTGATCTCCGATCTCAAGGCCGCGTTCCGCGTGGCGCAAAAGGGCTGATCCCATGTGGCTGCAGGTCAACGGACAACGCGCCTACGCCTACACCGGCGGGCGCCCCTTCGATCCCGCGCGCCCCGTGATCGCCTTCGTTCACGGCGCGCAGCACGACCACAGCGTCTGGATCCTGCAGACGCGATACCTGGCCCACCACGGCTACTCGGTGCTGGCCTTCGACCTGCCCGGCCACGGCCGCAGCGAGGGCGAGCCGCTCGCCACCGTCGAGGCGATGGCCGACTGGGTGCTCGCAGCGCTCGCGGCCGCCGGCGTGGGCAAGGCCACGCTGGTCGGCCACAGCATGGGCTCGCTGATCGCGCTCGACGCGGCCGGCCGCGCGCCGGACAAGGTCGACCGGATCGCGCTGGTCGGCAGCGTGTTCCCGATGCCGGTTTCCGACGCGCTGCTCGACGCGGCCCGGTCCGACGAGCCGCGCGCCTTCGACATGATCAACCGCTGGTCGCACGGCTCGCTGTACGACCCGCCGAGTTGTCCGGGGCCGGGTTTCTCGATCTGGAACCAGAACCGGCGGCTGATGGAGCGCCAGCGGCCCGGCGTGCTGCTGAACGATTTCGTTGCCTGCAATGCCTACCAGGCCGGCTTCGATCGCGCCGACGCGCTCGCCTGCCCGGTGCTGTTCGTGCTCGGCAAGCGCGACCAGATGACGCCGCCGCGCGCGTCGCGCCCGCTCGTCGAGCGTTGCGCTGCCGCGCTGGCCGGGCGCGGGCTGCCGGCACCGAAAGTGGTCGAGGTGCCCGACTGCGGGCATGCGCTGATGACCGAGAAGCCGCTGGCCGTGCTGAACGCGCTGCGCGAGTTCGCGACGAAGGCCTGAGTCAGCCGGTCCGTGCCGCAGCGCACGCGGGCCACAGCGGCGCGTCCAGGAATGCCGCCGGGAAGGCATCGCGCGAATCCCCGCCGGAGGGCAGCCAGACCGCGTCGAACAGCGGCCTGAGGCTCAGCGTGGCCGGCGCCGCCGCCCATCCCCAGCGCTCGGCCCAGATCGGATCGCCCTCGTCGTCGTCGATCGGCAGCGGCGCGCGGCGCGCGAGCCGCCGCAACAGCAGGCGCAGCCTGCCGGTCGAAACCTGCGCCTCGACTGGCGCCAGGTCGGCGAGCGTCACGAAACGCGTCAGGTAGCCGAGCGCGGCCAGCAGGCCGACGGCATCGGCGGCGCGCCGCGGGTCGCGGTCGAAGAGGCCTTCGAAGCTTCGCGCCGGGATCGTCGCGTCGGTGCGCTCGCCTGCCTCGGCCACCATCGTGTCCAGCACGCGCCGCGCGTCGTCGAATCGATCCGCCATCGTCCGGCGGACCTGCGTGTCGTCGGGCTGCCCCCACCAGCGCAGGTTGGCCGCGAGCAGCGCCCCGGCCAGCAGCGCCATCCAGCCGAGCAGCAGCCAGAGCAGGAACAGGGGCAGCGCCGCGAATGCGCCGTAGACGACCGTGTAGGTCGGGAACCGGACCACGTAAAGGCCGACCCCACGACGCAGCAGCTCGAACAGCAGCGAGGCCAGCAGCGCCCCGGCGAAAGCCTCGCTCCAGCGCACGAAGGTGGCCGGCACGAGACGGTAGAGCAGCGTGAGTCCGGCGAGGCTGGTCAGCCACGGCACGAGCGCGAACCAGACGCCGCGCAGCTCCTGCAACTCGCCGCCGCGCAGCCAGCGCGTCACCACCACGCCGTGGAAGAGCAGGCTGGTGGCCAGCAAGAGCGGGCCCAGCGTGAGCACCGCCCAGTAAAGCGTCAGGCGCAGCGTCAGCGGCCTGCGCCGGTCGGCTCGCCAGATCCGGTTCAACGTCGCCTCGACCGTCAGCAAGGCGCTGAACGCGGTCAGGAAGAAAACGATCGCGCCGAGCGCCGACAGCTCGCCCGCCTTGGCCGCGAACTGGCCGACGTGGCTGAGCAGCGTCTGGCTGAACGCCGCCGGGAACAGGTTGCCGTCGAGGAACCTGTGCAGCGCCTCGCGCAACTCGCCGAAGACCGGCAGCGCGGTCATCACCGCGAAGCCGATCGAGAACATCGGCACGATCGCCAGCATCGACAGGAAGGCCAGGCTGCCCGCGACCTGGGAAAGGCGCAGCTCCCGCGCCTGCTCGATCATCGCCCGGGCAAGGCTCGCAAGGGCCCTGCCGAACGGCAGCGCCGCGGCCGAGGGCGACGAATCGTGGGGGCTGGGCGCGACCTTCATCCCTATAATTCTGAACGATGTCACCAGACCTGTTGCGCCGTGTCGTCCTGGCCTGCTTCGTGGCGCTGATCGCGCTGGGCCTCGCCTGGGAAACCTGGCTCGCCCCGCTGCGCCCCGGCGCCTGGCTGCTCGCGCTGAAGGTCGTCCCGCTCGTCGCTGCGCTGCCGGCGATAGCGGGCGGCAAGGTGCGCGCCTATCAGTGGTGGTCGATGGGCGTGCTGCTCTACCTGACCGAGGGCCTCGTGCGGGCCACCTCGGACACCGGCCCGAGCGTGCCGCTCGCGGTCGCCGAGTCGCTGCTCGCCGCGACCGCCTTCCTGGCGATCCTGGGCTACGTCAGGTCCAAGCGGCGAGCCGCGGCGACCTGAAGGCCTCGAGACCGGCATCGAGGATGCGCGCACCCTCGCGCGCGAGCGTCGCCGAATCGCTCAGCGTGCGCCGCCAGCGCCGCGCCCCGGGCAACCCGTTGAAGAGCCCGAGCATGTGCCGGGCGATCGCGCGCGGCGGCGTGCCGGCGGCGGCCTCCCGCAGCAGGTAGTCGCGCATCGTCTCGACCGCCGCCTCCCGGCCCTGCGCAGGGCCCTGCTCGTCGAAGTACAGCAGATCGACCGTGGCGAGCGTCCAGGGATTCTCGTAGGCCTCGCGTCCGAACATGACGCCCGCCAGCGGCGTGCCGCCCTGCCCGCCGCGCAACTCGGCGAGCGCCGCATCGTGGCTTCGCAGGCCGCCGTTCAGCACGAAGCGGCACGCCGGGAAGTCGCCGGCCAGGCGGTGGACGATCTCGTAGCGCAGCGGCGGCACCTCCCGGTTCTCCTTCGGGCTGAGGCCCTTCAGCCAGGCGTTGCGGGCATGCACGATGAAGAGCTCGCAGCCGGCCTCGGCCAGCGTGCCGACGAAGTCGCGCACGAAGCCGTAGTCCTCGATACGGTCCAGCCCGATCCGGTGCTTGACCGTGACCGGCACCGAGACCGCGTCGCGCATCGCCTTCACGCAGTCGGCCACCAGCGCCGGTTCCGCCATCAGGCAGGCGCCGAACGACCCGCGCTGCACCCGCTCGCTGGGGCAGCCGCAGTTCAGGTTGACCTCGTCGTAGCCGGCGCGCTCGGCCCACTTGGCGCTGCGCGCCAGGTCGGCCGGCTCGGAGCCGCCGAGCTGGATAGCCACCGGATGCTCGGCCGGATCGAAGGCGAGCAGGCGCTCGCGCGGACCGTGGATCAGCGCCCCGGTGGTGATCATCTCGGTGTAGAGCCGCGCGCGGCGCGACAGCGCCCGATGGAAGCGCCGGCAGTGCCGGTCGGTCCAGTCGATCATCGGGGCGACGCAGAAGCGGTGCGAGGCAAGGTCCTGATTCATCTGAGCATTTTACCCTTCGGCCCGGTATCGTCGCCCGGCTCGCGAAGATAGGCCGAACGGCCTAGTCCGCCGCGCTAGACCGCCGGGACGCTTGACACCCTGCCCTCCGCCGCGCGAACAATCCGGCCAACGACCAAGCGCTGCGGCCGCGGGCTGCCGACCGCGGAGACGAGCGCAACGAGAACGGGAGGAAACGAAGATGGGCGTGTCCGCACTGGTCGTCGATGACCACCCCCTGATCCGCGACGCGGTCCGGATGACGCTCGAGTCCCTGGGCCCCGGCGACCGGATCGACATGGCGGATTCGTTCGCCGAGGCCCGGCGAATGCTCGAGTCCGGCGGCGAGTGGGACTTCGCGCTGCTCGACCTGAGCCTGCCGGATTGCGAGGGTTTCGAGGGCCTTTCCGCCTTTCGCGAGTTGCGTCCCACCCTGCCGACGATCGTGCTGTCGGGCCGCACCGATCGGGAGACCATCCTGCGCTGCATCGATCTCGGCGCGGCCGGCTACATCCCGAAGACGAGCCAGTCCGACGTCATCTCCGACGCCCTGCGGCTGGTCGCTTCGGGACACGTCTACCTGCCCCGGGAGGCGCTCGACCGCAGCCCACCGCTGCCGGCGCGCGCCGGATCCTCGGCCGCCTGGCCGGCCCCGGTCGCCGGTGAACCGGGCGGGGCCGCCCTGGTATTCGCCGCGGGCGTCGGCGCGGCCCGGGTGCCCGCGGCTGCCGGATCGCCGGGCGGCGGCGAGCCGGGCTGGCCCGCCGGCACGCGCGCGGCCGCCCCGCCCCGTCCGGCGGAGGCCGTGGCGCAAGCCTCGGCGCCGGTCGATCCGCGCAAGCTGGGTCTCACCGAGCGGCAGTGCGACGTCCTGCGGCTGATCCTGCGCGGCCTGCCGAACAAGCTGATCTGCCGGCAACTCGATCTCGCCGAGGGCACGGTCAAGGTTCACGTCAGCGCGGTGCTTCGCGCGCTGGGCGTGCGCAACCGCACCCAGGCGGTGATCGCCGCCAGCCGGATGGGCCTGCGGCTCAACCGCGACCAGCCCGGCGACTGAGCGCCTGTCCGGCGTGCCCGCGCCGGCGCGCCTCTCGACTTCCGCCGCTTGACCTTCCCATAATGGGAAGCTTGAAACTCTTGTCGAATCTTCCCCGGCGGGGAAGACAACACGGATCGCCGACCCCGGCGATCGGTAACGAGGGAGCCAGAGATGAACCAGGTATTCGAAGTGAAAGGCATGAGCTGCGGCCATTGCGCGCGCGCGGTGACCGGCGCGATCCAGGAGATCGACCCGTCGGCGAAGGTCGAGGTGGATCTCGCGGCCGGCTCGGTCGAGGTGCAGAGCGCGCGGCCAAGGGTCGAGCTGGCCGAAGCGATCCGTGAAGCCGGCTACGAAGTCGCGGCCTGAGGCGGCGGGGCGGTCGCGGCCCGAGGCCCCTGGGAAGTCGCAGCCCGCGGCCGCGCGCGCCGCGGCCGCAAGCCCGCCGCGCGCCGTCGATGCAGGCCCGATGAACATCGGCCAGGCGTCGCAGGCCACCGGCGTCAGCGCGAAGATGATCCGCCACTACGAGGAGATCGGGCTGCTGCCCGCCGCGCAGCGAAGCTTTTCCGGCTACCGGCAGTACGTGGCAGCGGACCTTCACACGCTGCGATTCGTCAGGCAGGCCCGCCAGCTCGGCTTCGGCATTGCGCAGATCGCCGTACTGCTCGACCTGTGGCGCGACCGCGGCAGGCCCAGCGGCGAGGTCAAGGCGCTCGCCGAATCGCACATCCGCGAACTCGATGCGCGCATCGCCGAACTGCGCAGCATGCGCGCCACGCTGGCCTCGCTCGCCGAGGCCTGCCACGGCGACCACCGGCCCGACTGCCCGATCCTCGACGGCCTGGCCGGCGAG
It encodes:
- a CDS encoding response regulator translates to MSDARERLDALEAAAVALLEPVVVGAADWRPAMRASLAAFVAAARRAGFEPLAELAERLADRLGGEGGEGGEAGADALAEDEAMRGTAGAWAADLLDFSTGRLEPRQAAAMAGDDVELAARLADAARRIADLHGGELAQAGAGDGDAIEAGEVDAPDAGEDAPAFAGDWGGAVVARDELEILAEESSALLDEMSQADSGPGRLAAFAEGLLRIAEAAGLLGLRATAALLAEHGSRLASFAETARDAPGDPAAAERLRSLEQPLRETPAALADFFREAGAGRAALAPLRDRRWPEPVSPSLVDAALAELAASSLVASRQVSLPAPGGDEPDLSLAIPADADPSVVDSLLNELPALSAQLGERIAAFEAGERDALVAAQRLAHTLKGSANTVGVRGIAAITHRLEDLLQLLAGRREELPAALHALLGDAADCVAEMCEAVAGYGPAPAGAAAVHSRIVEWIGRLVGGEATPQAASAPASEPGPAPVSEPPREPAREPAAEVAGAPAAEAAGASTAEAAGASASERSAEPEIRVPASLVERLLELVDEAAIVVAHAREQAVELERSRSTMRLGGDQLQDLAGELERLVDIRGLALSEHRSRQSLDPLELDEYNDLHTVSRRIAESGADGKLVEQQLGSNLAALRDSLARLERLQAELRDCALRTRMAAFGSIASRLRRTVRQAARMVGREAELAIDGEDTLVEAGMLSTLVDALAHLLRNAVDHGIEPPERRRALGKDPIGRIRLGVRREGASLLLVCEDDGQGLDLDAIRARAVALGLLDARAPADGDALRAMIMAPGFSTRDRASQLSGRGIGLDVVRQAVEGLRGSIAIESTPGRGTRFALTVPLGLASLPVMLLRAPGRPLALALSVRGIERIVPAGPPASGTIFADGLAWQATTIEGLLGLADDAFRAEGSTDAEAAPRSALLLRLPDGGRRALVVPEPEAPRSVVVRPMPARLPRVPGIDGVAVLGDGAVAPVLDPATLMAAHADGSLRARAVAPATRSRSSGTAPLCLVVDDSVSVRRTTEIFVRDLGFEVEGAADGVEALERVRRRVPDLALVDMEMPRMNGLEFVRALRADPATAKVAVIMITSRYSERHKMLALEAGVDVFLTKPYTEDALASQILSCLERGSQGGAASGLSGVSRMG
- a CDS encoding methyl-accepting chemotaxis protein, yielding MTERRAPSAGASGARPWKLAALPAVAAVAAGAALFWPATAQDGPTGAARFLVLAAFALSAIAAVVVFLAARGRPASAPEARGAAGRAVAPPPEALPVDVAAGPSVVAEQGGANREAEDLNDSVLEIMQALGTIASTKDLGIRVRVTDNVTGAIAEALNLLTEETGRVLRKVSEVAQEVARTSGSVRGQSDLATRAAAREQREVALAARELAAAAGALVAVADRARQADAVAGRAVQTTAAAVRIVGGTVDGITRSRELIRETEKRIKRLGERSQEIGEVVGIIHGIAERTGILALNASMHAAAAGEAGRNFAVVADEVKRLSESARESTDRIGRLVHAIQTETNQTVLAMNQAITRVVEISRLADDAGEQMRLTQQETEALAADVRQIAATSDEQARVSSGLQDRARVIQEASAETARQLTAQNIETRRLVECARLLVDEVSVFRTPPAP
- a CDS encoding response regulator transcription factor, coding for MLEQRPVYRIAVAGLDPRDVRLIEIVFRHSQYNRFEFVLDDGSDPHMIDVLLVDTAAPEGLQAVSAVRRLPRHVPVVAAVGRGVPSPARHAISIDRLTLQLLPILNRVVESELLSPETQPMTMPLPEGEPPFGNAASRPAAATARPVEPAPRFGVPAAPLASTRPAPAARPVAQTSPPAAAAKAPAGRPASPAATSALPAAAAAPSAVAAGQPVAARPPQPASSAAAISQAAPTRAQSPGTSSSPDVPAQAPSPAAGTRVAAIGRRPRILVVDDSPTVRQQLGIAFTRMGFVCEMVGSGEQALARLAAGQYHLVMADVMIPDLDGYRLTREIRRRHRGTPVIILSSRGSPFDHARGRLAGCKAYLAKPVPLRELEAAMLKVLRKSLPADDLAELLRNAAAARAAATAARNAAPAAAARTAAPPAPAPAQAAQSPAAQGHAAPSPAMPA
- a CDS encoding O-acetylhomoserine aminocarboxypropyltransferase yields the protein MSQSDPQGFDTLSLHAGAVPDPSTGARATPIHLSTAFVFRDSDQAAALFNMEQAGHVYSRISNPTVSVFEERMAALEAGVGAIATASGQAALHLAVATLAGAGSHIVASRALYGGSHNLLHYTLRRFGIETTFVDPRDPDAWRAALRPNTRMLFGETLGNPGLDVLDIPTVAEIAHRHGVPLLVDSTFTTPWLIRPFELGADLVYHSATKFLCGHGTVVGGVLVDSGRFDWDASGKFPELTEPYEGFHGMVFSEESTVAPFLLRARREGLRDFGACLSPMNAFQILQGIETLSLRMAKHVANAEKVARFLAEHAMVDRVSYPALESHPDHALAKKLLPRGCGAVFSFDLKGDRAAGRRFVESLRVFSHLANVGDARSLVIHPASTTHFRMDSAALKAAGIGEGTLRLSVGLEDADDLISDLKAAFRVAQKG
- a CDS encoding alpha/beta fold hydrolase, which translates into the protein MWLQVNGQRAYAYTGGRPFDPARPVIAFVHGAQHDHSVWILQTRYLAHHGYSVLAFDLPGHGRSEGEPLATVEAMADWVLAALAAAGVGKATLVGHSMGSLIALDAAGRAPDKVDRIALVGSVFPMPVSDALLDAARSDEPRAFDMINRWSHGSLYDPPSCPGPGFSIWNQNRRLMERQRPGVLLNDFVACNAYQAGFDRADALACPVLFVLGKRDQMTPPRASRPLVERCAAALAGRGLPAPKVVEVPDCGHALMTEKPLAVLNALREFATKA
- a CDS encoding YihY family inner membrane protein yields the protein MKVAPSPHDSSPSAAALPFGRALASLARAMIEQARELRLSQVAGSLAFLSMLAIVPMFSIGFAVMTALPVFGELREALHRFLDGNLFPAAFSQTLLSHVGQFAAKAGELSALGAIVFFLTAFSALLTVEATLNRIWRADRRRPLTLRLTLYWAVLTLGPLLLATSLLFHGVVVTRWLRGGELQELRGVWFALVPWLTSLAGLTLLYRLVPATFVRWSEAFAGALLASLLFELLRRGVGLYVVRFPTYTVVYGAFAALPLFLLWLLLGWMALLAGALLAANLRWWGQPDDTQVRRTMADRFDDARRVLDTMVAEAGERTDATIPARSFEGLFDRDPRRAADAVGLLAALGYLTRFVTLADLAPVEAQVSTGRLRLLLRRLARRAPLPIDDDEGDPIWAERWGWAAAPATLSLRPLFDAVWLPSGGDSRDAFPAAFLDAPLWPACAAARTG